A window of Polaromonas hydrogenivorans contains these coding sequences:
- the moeA gene encoding molybdopterin molybdotransferase MoeA, with protein sequence MSTIEQIAAQLQGYDPQAMTADGVQDFLARLVTPVRDVLELPLFEALGRVLAADVISPFDVPPHDNSAMDGYAFSGSQLAPDAALELRVIGTALAGKAWQGSVLPGQCVKIMTGAVMPAGLDTVVPQEFVQLNRSGDVERITIPVGLLRTGDNRRLRGEDLAQGKAALQKGELLTPARLGLAASLGLETVKTWRPLRVAYFSTGDEILSLGEAPREGAVYDSNRYTVFGLLSRLGCQVIDMGVVRDDPALLEAAFTDAAAQADAIITSGGVSVGEADYTKAMMKKLGDVAFWRIAMRPGRPMAVGRISSIKSAFSAYPASTGSYGKSSNEQGAMLFGLPGNPVAVMVTFLAFVRPALLRMMGAKPEPTLLLKAHSTEAIRKKPGRTEYQRGRVSTAPDGSLQVKTTGSQGSGVLRSMAEANGLIVLHHGQGNVAVGDEVDVMMFDGAM encoded by the coding sequence ATGAGCACCATCGAGCAGATTGCCGCCCAGTTGCAGGGCTACGACCCACAGGCCATGACGGCCGACGGTGTGCAGGATTTTCTGGCCCGCCTGGTGACGCCGGTGCGGGACGTGCTGGAGCTGCCGCTGTTTGAAGCGCTGGGCCGGGTGCTGGCGGCCGATGTGATTTCACCCTTCGATGTGCCGCCGCATGACAACTCGGCGATGGACGGGTATGCATTTTCCGGCAGTCAGCTGGCTCCAGATGCGGCGCTGGAGTTGCGGGTCATCGGCACGGCGCTGGCGGGCAAGGCCTGGCAAGGCAGCGTTTTGCCCGGCCAGTGCGTGAAGATCATGACCGGCGCGGTGATGCCGGCGGGCCTGGACACCGTGGTTCCGCAGGAGTTCGTCCAGCTGAACCGGAGCGGTGACGTTGAACGCATCACCATTCCGGTAGGCTTGCTGCGCACGGGCGACAACCGCCGCCTGCGCGGCGAAGACCTGGCGCAGGGCAAGGCGGCGCTGCAAAAAGGAGAGCTGCTCACGCCCGCCCGACTTGGGCTTGCGGCCTCTTTGGGTCTTGAAACAGTCAAGACATGGCGTCCGCTGCGCGTGGCCTACTTTTCAACCGGCGATGAAATCCTGTCGCTGGGCGAAGCGCCGCGCGAAGGCGCGGTGTACGACAGCAACCGCTACACCGTGTTTGGCCTGCTGAGCCGACTGGGCTGCCAGGTGATTGACATGGGCGTGGTGCGTGACGACCCGGCGCTGCTCGAAGCCGCGTTCACCGACGCAGCGGCGCAGGCCGACGCCATCATCACCTCGGGCGGCGTCAGCGTGGGCGAGGCCGACTACACCAAGGCGATGATGAAAAAACTCGGCGACGTGGCGTTCTGGCGCATCGCCATGCGGCCGGGCCGGCCGATGGCCGTGGGCCGAATTTCAAGCATCAAATCAGCCTTTTCCGCATATCCAGCAAGCACTGGCAGCTATGGAAAAAGTAGCAACGAGCAGGGCGCCATGCTGTTTGGCCTGCCCGGCAATCCGGTCGCGGTGATGGTGACCTTTCTGGCCTTTGTGCGCCCTGCCCTGCTGCGGATGATGGGCGCAAAACCTGAGCCCACGCTGCTGCTCAAGGCGCACAGTACCGAGGCGATCCGCAAAAAACCGGGCCGCACCGAATACCAGCGCGGCCGGGTATCAACCGCTCCCGACGGCTCGCTGCAGGTCAAGACCACCGGCAGCCAGGGCTCGGGCGTGCTGCGCTCAATGGCCGAGGCCAACGGGCTGATCGTGCTGCATCACGGCCAGGGCAATGTGGCCGTGGGCGACGAGGTCGATGTGATGATGTTCGACGGGGCGATGTAG